The following proteins are co-located in the Vidua macroura isolate BioBank_ID:100142 chromosome 29, ASM2450914v1, whole genome shotgun sequence genome:
- the LOC128820469 gene encoding cathepsin S-like encodes MEPLAPVALLALLVLALGHPDPALDQHWELWKKSYGKKYQPQEDSLRRLTWEKNLWLVTLHNLEHSLGLHSYTLGMNHLGDMTSEEVAASLTRLQIRPRPRQNSAFQAKFRPVGDIPEALDWRDKGCVTEVKNQGACGSCWAFSAVGALEAQVKLKTGNLVSLSAQNLVDCSGMYGNKGCAGGFMTGAFQYIIDNGGIESEESYPYTAQNGTCHYNASARAASCSRFLELPEGDEAALRDAVATVGPVAVAIDATRPSFFLYRSGVFDDPQCSQEVNHGVLVVGYGSLENKEYWLVKNSWGVHFGDAGYIRMARNASNLCGIASYASYPLI; translated from the exons ATGGAGCCACTGGCTCCCGTCgccctcctggccctgctggtgctggcactgggacaccCCGACCCTGCGCTGGaccagcactgggagctctggaAAAAATCCTACGGGAAGAAATATCAGCCCCAG gaggaTTCGCTCCGTCGCCTAACGTGGGAGAAGAACCTGTGGCTGGTGACACTCCACAACCTGGAGCACTCCCTGGGGCTCCACTCCTACACGCTGGGGATGAACCACCTGGGGGACATG ACCAGCGAAGAGGTGGCGGCTTCGCTGACGAGGCTCCAGATCCGTCCTCGTCCCCGTCAGAATTCTGCATTCCAAGCAAAATTCCGCCCAGTCGGTGACATCCCGGAGGCGCTGGACTGGCGGGACAAGGGCTGCGTGACCGAGGTGAAGAACCAG GGCGCCTGTGGATCCTGCTGGGCCTTCAGCGCCGTGGGAGCGCTGGAAGCGCAGGTGAAGCTGAAAACTGGGAATTTGGTGTCCCTGAGCGCCCAGAATTTGGTGGATTGCTCCGGGATGTACGGGAacaagggctgtgctggggggttCATGACGGGCGCATTCCAGTACATCATCGACAACGGCGGCATCGAGTCCGAGGAGTCCTATCCCTACACGGCTCAG aACGGGACGTGCCACTACAATGCCTCAGCCCGTGCCGCCTCCTGCTCCCGGTTCCTGGAGCTGCCCGAGGGTGACGAGGCCGCACTCAGGGACGCCGTGGCTACCGTGGGCCCTGTGGCCGTGGCCATCGACGCCACCCGGCCCAGCTTCTTCCTGTACCGCTCTG GGGTGTTCGACGACCCCCAGTGCTCACAGGAGGTGAACCATGGGGTGCTGGTGGTGGGATATGGCTCcctggaaaacaaagaatatTGGCTGGTGAAGAACAG CTGGGGTGTGCACTTCGGAGACGCGGGATACATCCGCATGGCCCGGAACGCCTCCAACCTCTGCGGCATCGCCAGCTACGCCTCCTACCCGCTGATTTAG
- the RPS27 gene encoding 40S ribosomal protein S27, translating into MPLAKDLLHPSPEEEKRKHKKKRLVQSPNSYFMDVKCPGCYKITTVFSHAQTVVLCVGCSTVLCQPTGGKARLTEGCSFRRKQH; encoded by the exons atgccC CTCGCCAAGGACCTGTTGCACCCGTCTCCCGAGGAGGAGAAGCGCAAGCACAAGAAGAAGCGGCTGGTGCAGAGCCCCAACTCCTACTTCATGGACGTCAAGTGCCCCG GCTGTTACAAGATCACCACCGTGTTCAGCCACGCCCAGACCGTGGTGCTCTGCGTGGGCTGCTCCACggtgctgtgccagcccacGGGGGGCAAGGCCCGGCTCACCGAGG GCTGCTCATTCCGACGGAAGCAGCACTGA
- the RAB13 gene encoding ras-related protein Rab-13 → MAKAYDHLFKLLLIGDSGVGKTCLVIRFAEDNFSSTYISTIGIDFKIRTVDIDGKKIKLQVWDTAGQERFKTITTAYYRGAVGIVLVYDITDEKSFENIQNWMKSIKENASAGVERLLLGNKCDMEGRRKVQRDAAEKLAKEHGIRFFETSAKSSENVEEAFHTLARDILHKSFRKAPPGSSSRALLEPGPPRKAGGRCSLG, encoded by the exons ATGGCCAAGGCCTACGACCACCTCTTCAAGCTGTTGCTGATCGGGGACAGCGGCGTGGGCAAGACTTGCCTCGTCATCCGCTTCGCCGAGGACAACTTCAGCAGCACCTACATCTCCACCATCG GGATCGACTTCAAGATCCGCACTGTGGATATCGATGGGAAGAAGATCAAGCTGCAGGTCTG GGACACGGCGGGACAGGAGCGCTTCAAAACCATCACCACGGCCTATTACCGTGGAGCCGTG GGCATCGTCCTGGTGTACGACATCACTGACGAGAAATCCTTTGAGAACATCCAGAACTGGATGAAAAGCATCAAGGAG AACGCCTCGGCCGGGGTCGAGCGGCTCCTCCTCGGCAACAAGTGCGACATGGAGGGGAGGCGGAAAGTGCAGCGGGATGCAGCCGAGAAG CTGGCGAAGGAACACGGGATTCGCTTCTTCGAGACCAGCGCCAAGTCCAGCGAGAACGTGGAGGAG gcCTTCCACACACTGGCTCGGGACATCCTGCACAAATCCTTCCGGAAAGCT CCccccggcagcagcagcagggccctgctggagcctGGCCCCCCCCGGAAGGCCGGTGGGAGATGCTCCCTGGGATAG
- the JTB gene encoding protein JTB, with protein sequence MGPGGLTVLLAVLSAVPGGLRPAAAAASEERPASPAVATPCWRVEQFMVAQECTRCSGFEMKTIPACGPTGFIEKINCASSHRDEYKSCRSAALEAQRFWRFVGSALGVAAAAAALVVLRQRVLDRRALEKVRKQIESI encoded by the exons ATGGGGCCCGGCGGCCTCACGGTGCTGCTGGCGGTGCTGAGCGCGGTGCCGGGCGGGCTGCG cccggcggcggcggcggcgagcgAGGAACGGCCCG CGAGCCCCGCGGTGGCCACGCCGTGCTGGCGAGTGGAGCAGTTCATGGTTGCCCAGGAGTGCACGCGGTGCTCCGGCTTCGAGATG AAGACGATCCCGGCCTGCGGCCCCACCGGCTTCATCGAGAAGATCAACTGCGCCTCGTCCCACCGGGATGAGTACAAGAG CTGCCGCTCGGCCGCGCTGGAGGCACAGCGGTTCTGGCGCTTCGTGGGCTCCGCTCTGGGCGTGGcagccgcggcggcggcgctcgTGGTGTTGCGGCAGCGCGTGCTGGACCGGCGGGCACTGGAGAAGGTCCGCAAGCAGATTGAGTCCATTTAG
- the CREB3L4 gene encoding cyclic AMP-responsive element-binding protein 3-like protein 4: MEAPELREPDGLFPDPPSLPVQVLSFQPLTLPEDDGSGAEELLRLTVNPDIACGLGTSPEPPPVLLEVVCDLSAPLYPSLFPGIQLSPHPDPQPTLRLTEEEKRLLAQEGVTLPGDLPLTQAEERLLKKVRRKIRNKQSAQDSRRRKKEYLDELESRAAACSALNQELRKKIQELENSNGSLLRQLQALIKETSTKPAQTGTCVLILLLSLGLILLPSSSPFHRGGSRDSLGPTGVTSRNILTLSRRDLGTAGESPFPPWMLGTEPGSGVEDGAGGEPGDGIPAPQKDPGTSSSRQDMTHGHGDEM; this comes from the exons ATGGAGGCACCGGAGCTCCGGGAGCCGGACGGGCTCTTCCCGGATCCCCCCTCGCTCCCGGTGCAGGTACTCAGCTTCCAGCCCTTGACGCTCCCCGAGGATGAT GGCAGCGGAGCCgaggagctgctgaggctgACGGTGAACCCCGACATCGCCTGCGGTCTCGGCACCAGCCCGGAGCCCCCCCcggtgctgctggaggtggtCTGTGACCTCAGCGCACCCCTGTACCCCTCGCTGTTCCCCGGTATCCAGCTGTCCCCTCACCCCGACCCCCAGCCCACG ctccGGCTGACGGAGGAGGAGAAGCGGCTGTTGGCGCAGGAGGGGGTGACCCTGCCTGGGGACCTGCCCCTCACCCAG GCCGAGGAGCGGCTCCTGAAGAAGGTGCGGAGAAAGATCCGGAACAAGCAGTCAGCGCAGGACAGCCGGCGGAGGAAGAAGGAATACCTGGACGAGCTGGAGAGCAG GGCAGCCGCGTGCTCGGCGCTGAACCAGGAGCTGCGGAAAAAgatccaggagctggagaatAGTAACGG GTCTCTCCTGCGGCAGCTCCAGGCACTCATCAAGGAAACATCCACCAAGCCCGCACAGACCGGCACCTGTGTCCTG ATCCTGCTCCTGTCGCTGGGGCtgatcctgctccccagctccagcccgtTCCACCGGGGcggcagcagggacagcctcGGGCCCACCGGAG TGACCTCCAGGAACATCCTGACCCTGTCGCGGCGGGACCTGGGAACGGCCGGAGAATCCCCGTTCCCACCCTGGATGTTGGGGACAGAGCCGGGATCCGGTGTGGAGGATGGAGCCGGGGGGGAGCCTGGGGATGGGATTCCCGCCCCCCAGAAGGATCCAGGCACCAGTTCCTCCAGGCAGGACATGACACATGGACACGGGGATGAGATGTGA
- the SLC39A1 gene encoding zinc transporter ZIP1 — MDTGIGASLAWSPGAASQPPPGLGVKLGSLVLLLLLPLACGLTPLWCFRQPPDPRSPVLSLVSCFSGGVFMGTFLLDLLPDYLGSIAAALEGLRITLQFPLSEFILAMGFFLVLVLEQVTLAQRELAEPPEETRALLPNGSIQATAPGGSVGSPVPASGGPGALRAGALALALALHAVLEGLALGLREGDAAALRVLLALLLHKGAVAFGLSLELLRSRLRPPAVASCLVLLALMSPLGVGVGTVLAAGAGPRQRLCRAVLEGLAAGTFLFVTFLEILPQELGVPQNRIPKVILILAGFALVSAILFVKG, encoded by the exons ATGGACACCGGGATCGGGGCCTCGCTGGCCTGGAGCCCCGGGGCGGCCTCGCAGCCCCCGCCCGGGCTGGGGGTGAAGTTGGGGTCGCTGgttctgttgctgctgctgcccctcgCCTGCGGCCTCACACCCCTCTGGTGCTTCCGACAGCCCCCCG acccccgcAGCCCCGTGCTCAGCCTTGTGAGCTGCTTCTCGGGCGGTGTTTTCATGGGCACCTTCCTGCTCGACCTCCTGCCTGACTACCTGGGCAGCATCGCTGCGGCACTAGAGGGGCTGCGCATCACG CTGCAGTTCCCCCTGTCGGAGTTCATCCTGGCCATGGGCTTCTtcctggtgctggtgctggagcaggtgacgCTGGCGCAGCGTGAGCTGGCCGAGCCTCCCGAGGAGACGCGGGCACTGCTGCCCAATGGCTCCATCCAGGCCACAGCGCCCGGAGGCTCGGTGGGCTCGCCGGTGCCAGCGTCCGGTGGCCCCGGGGCGCTGCGTGCCGGGGCGCTGGCGCTGGCTCTGGCACTGCACGCAGTGCTGGAGGGGCTGGCGCTGGGGCTGCGCGAGGGCGATGCGGCCGCGCTGCGCGtgctgctggcgctgctgctgcacaagGGCGCCGTGGCCTTCGGCCTCTCGCTGGAGCTGCTGCGGAGCCGCCTGCGCCCGCCCGCCGTGGCGTCGTGCCTCGTGCTGCTGGCCCTCATGTCCCCGCTGGGCGTCGGGGTGGGCACGGTGctggcggcgggcgcggggccgcggcaGCGCCTGTGCCGGGCCGTGCTGGAGGGCCTGGCGGCCGGCACCTTCCTCTTCGTCACCTTCCTGGAGATTCTGCCCCAGGAGTTGGGGGTGCCCCAAAATCGCATCCCCAAGGTCATCTTGATCCTTGCTGGCTTCGCGCTGGTCAGCGCCATCCTCTTCGTCAAGGGGTGA